The Gasterosteus aculeatus chromosome 8, fGasAcu3.hap1.1, whole genome shotgun sequence genome has a window encoding:
- the LOC120823385 gene encoding claudin-24-like codes for MDSRDGALELLGMLVYVGAWLCALATTLLPQWLTMSTSLLPVESYGLGLWETCVVQDVGATECRAYDSLLGLAGYLKLARVLMCTSLAVGALGMLAAVPGLHLVNGCGGSGAKRTLMVAGGVLAVASGVLCLIPVSYVAHVAVAHFFDDKVPDMVPRWEFGEALFLGWAAGVLLVGAGLLLVSSRWRAQVEPQPGTQRRYQVMSTDVSFRKQSEYV; via the coding sequence ATGGACTCGCGGGACGGCGCTCTGGAGCTGCTGGGGATGCTGGTCTACGTGGGCGCGTGGCTCTGCGCGCTGGCCACCACCCTCCTGCCCCAGTGGCTGACCATGTCCACCTCCCTGCTGCCCGTGGAGAGCTACGGGCTGGGCCTGTGGGAGACCTGCGTGGTCCAGGACGTCGGCGCCACGGAGTGCCGGGCCTACGACAGCCTGCTGGGCCTCGCCGGCTACCTCAAGCTGGCCCGCGTGCTCATGTGCACCTCCCTCGCCGTGGGGGCGCTGGGAATGCTGGCGGCCGTGCCGGGCCTCCACCTGGTCAACGGCTGCGGGGGCTCCGGGGCCAAGAGGACTCTAATGGTGGCGGGAGGGGTGCTGGCGGTGGCCTCCGGCGTGCTGTGCCTGATCCCCGTGTCCTACGTGGCCCACGTGGCCGTGGCGCACTTCTTCGACGACAAAGTGCCCGACATGGTGCCGCGGTGGGAGTTCGGCGAGGCCCTGTTCCTGGGCTGGGCCGCGGGGGTTCTCCTGGTGGGGGCCGGGCTCCTCCTGGTCTCCTCCCGCTGGCGCGCTCAGGTGGAGCCTCAGCCCGGGACGCAGCGCAGGTACCAGGTGATGAGCACGGACGTGTCCTTCCGGAAGCAGTCAGAGTACGTTTGA
- the cldn34a gene encoding claudin-34, with amino-acid sequence MMYLAHTAHWQFLGLIAGLLAWILLMAATGLNEWRLWRLDDVSVVTSGVAWVGIWRACFYSNAFPEAETCRRIGLSEPFAPAEVAAAQVLMPVAVICGLVGNVGAAAAMRLVYFSVEDRGNVRPAFVLAGAGYLLAGTVCLVPLAWNVRSVLINGSIEFPPEFHLPAAPAGQRVGSAVGVGVFASVLMLVSGLLFLCHRYARTAPKGAAELQAQDRQGRDNRAFHTEDVS; translated from the coding sequence ATGATGTACCTGGCGCACACCGCTCACTGGCAGTTCCTGGGCCTGATAGCGGGGCTCCTGGCGTGGATCCTCCTCATGGCCGCCACCGGCCTGAACGAGTGGCGCCTGTGGCGCTTGGACGACGTGTCCGTGGTCACGTCGGGCGTGGCCTGGGTGGGCATCTGGAGGGCGTGTTTCTACAGCAACGCCTTCCCCGAGGCGGAGACCTGCCGCCGCATCGGCCTCTCGGAGCCGTTCGCCCCCGCAGAGGTCGCCGCGGCTCAGGTGCTGATGCCGGTGGCGGTGATCTGCGGCCTGGTGGGGAACGTGGGCGCCGCCGCGGCCATGCGGCTGGTCTACTTCTCCGTGGAGGACCGTGGGAACGTGCGGCCGGCCTTCGTGCTGGCGGGGGCGGGGTACCTGCTGGCGGGGACGGTCTGCTTGGTGCCGCTGGCGTGGAACGTGCGGTCGGTGCTGATAAACGGCAGCATCGAGTTCCCGCCCGAGTTCCACCTCCCCGCGGCGCCGGCCGGGCAGCGGGTGGGCTCGGCCGTCGGCGTGGGCGTCTTTGCCTCGGTGCTGATGCTCGTGAGCGGGCTGCTGTTCCTCTGCCACCGCTACGCCAGGACGGCGCCCAAAGGCGCCGCGGAGCTGCAGGCACAAGACCGCCAGGGCCGAGACAACCGCGCCTTTCACACGGAGGACGTCTCCTGA